A genomic window from Populus alba chromosome 19, ASM523922v2, whole genome shotgun sequence includes:
- the LOC118038523 gene encoding uncharacterized protein, giving the protein MGVEDSWDTVVSPPTTTLVPLNLERDDHWRHFDNSVNAVSFGFVATAILISMFLVMAIFERFLRPRSLSSSAGANGSSSSSNDLEAQVVFHGKLDFPSPKMTVYAKGVSVLMPGDDVPTFLAHPAPAPCRPERIIQPLQQHSRCLSYTSTSSSS; this is encoded by the exons ATGGGTGTGGAAGATAGTTGGGATACAGTAGTGTCACCACCAACTACAACATTGGTGCCTCTGAATTTAGAAAGAGATGATCATTGGAGACATTTTGATAATTCAGTGAATGCTGTGTCTTTTGGGTTTGTAGCTACTGCTATATTGATATCTATGTTCCTTGTTATGGCTATCTTTGAAAGGTTTTTAAGGCCAAGATCATTGTCTTCCTCTGCTGGTGCTAATGgcagttcttcttcttctaatgaTCTTGAAGCTCAAGTTGTTTTCCATGGCAAGCTTGATTTCCCATCTCCAAAA ATGACAGTTTATGCGAAAGGGGTGTCAGTCCTGATGCCCGGCGATGATGTTCCTACCTTCCTTGCACACCCAGCTCCTGCACCCTGCCGTCCGGAGCGCATCATACAACCGCTCCAGCAACATAGCCGATGCCTCAGCTACACCTCAACCTCTTCTTCAAGCTAA